Proteins encoded by one window of Kribbella italica:
- a CDS encoding immune inhibitor A domain-containing protein produces MRKVSAGLFSLALAATIGLSFAQSGTAASPQEGPPVAANEQSTSDELPSPLEDKRRELRQEALTKVLNGSAKAEKRGASTVVKLGQKTAAAKGIEGQRAKGSKAKVDQYVELGREKTDRIFVVLAEFGNERHPNYPDQDTDPNTPGPQRFNGPLRNEIPEPDRAVDNSTVWQPDYNRKHFQDLYFGSGNSVKKYYEKQSSGRYSVAGTVTDWVKVKYNEARYGRSNGYPCTGNVCNNTWALVQDSVNQWVTDQKAAGRTTAQIKAELKTFDQWDRYDFDGDGNFNEPDGYIDHFQVVHAGGDQADGDPYQAEDAIWSHRWYVGQAGGPANNPAGGAQLGDTGFYVGDYTIQPENGGISVFAHEYGHDLGLPDLYDTSGPAIENGVNWWSIMAQSRVSKPSDGGIGEQAADFGAWEKLQLGWLDYEIVKAGQNKTVDLGPHEYNSAKAQGLVVSLPKKSVTTPLQPPTAGTKSWWSGKGGDFNRTMSRQVTLPAGAASLTFKANWQIEDCDTTACDYAYVEVNDGTGYKPIAGNITKAAEGNGIDGESGGWVPATFDLSAYAGKTIGLQFRYSTDANTGGYGFFADEVKVTSGATTVVDSGAEASPEGWTLNGFSAVGSTITTLYDNYYLASHLNYTSYDANLKTGPYNFGFGPALPDKVEHFPYQDGLLISYWDSSQGDNNVNQHPGEGLILPIDSHPDPINRLDGQIWRPRVAGYDAPFGLEKADSFTLHVNGNPSYIRGQNGVKTFNDSKSYWSAEQPQNSVKVPNNKVNITVVSRTGTTMKVKVSARN; encoded by the coding sequence GTGCGCAAAGTATCTGCCGGGCTGTTCAGCCTGGCCCTGGCGGCGACGATCGGACTGAGCTTCGCCCAGTCCGGGACCGCCGCATCGCCCCAGGAGGGCCCGCCCGTCGCTGCCAACGAGCAGTCGACGTCCGACGAACTGCCCAGCCCGCTCGAGGACAAGCGCCGCGAGCTGCGCCAGGAAGCGCTCACCAAGGTACTCAACGGTTCGGCCAAGGCCGAGAAGCGCGGCGCCAGCACCGTCGTCAAGCTGGGCCAGAAGACCGCGGCCGCCAAGGGTATCGAGGGTCAGCGGGCCAAGGGCTCCAAGGCCAAGGTCGACCAGTACGTCGAGCTGGGCCGGGAGAAGACCGACCGGATCTTCGTCGTGCTCGCCGAGTTCGGCAACGAGCGGCACCCGAACTACCCGGACCAGGACACCGACCCCAACACCCCTGGGCCGCAGCGCTTCAACGGACCGCTGCGCAACGAGATCCCGGAACCGGACCGCGCGGTCGACAACTCGACCGTCTGGCAGCCGGACTACAACCGCAAGCACTTCCAGGACCTGTACTTCGGTTCCGGCAACTCGGTGAAGAAGTACTACGAGAAGCAGTCCTCGGGCCGCTACTCGGTCGCCGGTACCGTCACCGACTGGGTGAAGGTCAAGTACAACGAGGCCCGCTACGGCCGGTCCAACGGTTACCCGTGCACCGGCAACGTCTGCAACAACACCTGGGCACTGGTCCAGGACTCGGTGAACCAGTGGGTCACCGACCAGAAGGCGGCCGGCCGCACCACGGCGCAGATCAAGGCCGAGCTGAAGACGTTCGACCAGTGGGACCGTTACGACTTCGACGGTGACGGCAACTTCAACGAGCCCGACGGCTACATCGACCACTTCCAGGTCGTGCACGCCGGCGGCGACCAGGCCGACGGCGATCCGTACCAGGCCGAGGACGCGATCTGGTCGCACCGCTGGTACGTCGGCCAGGCCGGCGGCCCGGCCAACAACCCGGCCGGCGGCGCGCAGCTGGGTGACACCGGCTTCTACGTCGGCGACTACACGATCCAGCCGGAGAACGGCGGGATCAGCGTCTTCGCCCACGAGTACGGCCACGACCTCGGTCTGCCGGACCTCTACGACACCTCCGGCCCGGCGATCGAGAACGGCGTCAACTGGTGGTCGATCATGGCGCAGAGCCGGGTCAGCAAGCCCAGTGACGGCGGCATCGGCGAGCAGGCGGCCGACTTCGGCGCCTGGGAGAAGCTGCAGCTGGGCTGGCTGGACTACGAGATCGTGAAGGCCGGTCAGAACAAGACCGTCGACCTCGGCCCGCACGAGTACAACTCGGCCAAGGCCCAGGGCCTGGTCGTGTCGCTGCCGAAGAAGTCGGTCACCACACCGCTGCAGCCGCCGACGGCGGGGACCAAGTCGTGGTGGAGCGGCAAGGGTGGCGACTTCAACCGCACCATGAGCCGTCAGGTCACCCTGCCGGCGGGCGCGGCGTCGCTCACCTTCAAGGCGAACTGGCAGATCGAGGACTGCGACACCACGGCGTGCGACTACGCCTACGTCGAGGTCAACGACGGCACCGGCTACAAGCCGATCGCCGGCAACATCACCAAGGCGGCCGAGGGCAACGGTATCGACGGCGAGAGCGGCGGCTGGGTTCCGGCCACCTTCGACCTGTCGGCCTACGCCGGCAAGACGATCGGCCTGCAGTTCCGTTACAGCACCGACGCCAACACCGGCGGCTACGGCTTCTTCGCCGACGAGGTCAAGGTGACCAGCGGGGCGACCACCGTCGTCGACTCGGGCGCCGAGGCGTCGCCGGAGGGCTGGACGCTGAACGGCTTCAGCGCGGTCGGTTCGACGATCACCACCCTGTACGACAACTACTACCTCGCGTCGCACCTCAACTACACGTCGTACGACGCGAACCTGAAGACCGGTCCGTACAACTTCGGCTTCGGTCCCGCCCTGCCCGACAAGGTCGAGCACTTCCCGTACCAGGACGGCCTGCTGATCTCGTACTGGGACAGCTCGCAGGGCGACAACAACGTCAACCAGCACCCGGGTGAGGGCCTGATCCTGCCGATCGACTCGCACCCGGACCCGATCAACCGTCTGGACGGCCAGATCTGGCGTCCGCGGGTCGCCGGGTACGACGCTCCGTTCGGGCTGGAGAAGGCGGACTCGTTCACGCTGCACGTGAACGGCAACCCCAGTTACATCCGCGGTCAGAACGGCGTCAAGACGTTCAACGACAGCAAGTCGTACTGGAGCGCCGAGCAGCCGCAGAACAGCGTGAAGGTGCCGAACAACAAGGTGAACATCACCGTGGTGTCGCGCACGGGCACGACCATGAAGGTCAAGGTGTCGGCGCGCAACTGA
- the secD gene encoding protein translocase subunit SecD — MNRSSLVRALFAFLVLAGSTYTVLTAKPELGLDLRGGTQIVLQTSDSPTAKANAENTDKALEVLRRRIDALGVAEPSVTRQGENRIIVELPGVQDPREAAKVIGKTAQLSFHEVLDQVAAKPAKPAAGDLYLPNEGGGGVLKLGKPAMTGDKVSGAEAVLDAQQVAAGWIVQLNFKDGGGKIWSQITGKAACQPAGAPGRLIAIVLDNEVLTAPQVDPNGGTQLCNIGLPESNSTITGNFGETEAKDLSALISGGALPLPVEPIDQRVVGPSLGKDAIQASAMAGIIGVALTAIFIVFVYRLVGLMAVIGLVTYAGMSYAALTVIGATLTLPGLAGFVLAIGMAVDANVLVFERAREDFIGGRTDGLRRSLRSGFQNALSAIADSNITTLLAAGLLFFLAAGPVRGFGVTLSIGVIASMLSALVVTRVFAEFVVSRKFVLDRPALSGIAGHGRVRTWLEEKRPALMNHTRRWLLITVVAIVISVAGVALRGLNLGIEFTGGRLLEVSTAQQITPDQARAAVAEAGYPNAVVQSSGTDDITVRTATITDDEAEKIRESISRVGGGTELIRNESIGPSLGTELRNKALIALGVALLAQLAYLAIRFRWTFGAGAVLALLQNVAVVVGVFAWTGKPVDGIFLAAMLTIIGYTVNDSVVVFDRIRETRNARSTESLGPVVDTAIINVLPRTINTGISTLFILAALLFLGGDSLGDFALALLLGILVGTYSSNLTAAPLLVELEKRYPAPPPRPKRTQRDRDSEPDRGAVV, encoded by the coding sequence GTGAACCGGTCGTCCCTGGTCCGCGCGTTGTTCGCGTTCCTTGTCCTCGCAGGCTCGACGTACACCGTCCTGACCGCGAAGCCGGAGCTCGGCCTGGACCTGCGGGGTGGCACCCAGATCGTCCTGCAGACCAGCGACTCCCCGACGGCCAAGGCCAACGCGGAGAACACCGACAAGGCGCTGGAGGTGCTGCGCCGGCGGATCGACGCGCTGGGCGTCGCCGAACCGAGCGTCACCCGGCAGGGTGAGAACCGGATCATCGTCGAGCTTCCCGGCGTACAGGATCCGCGCGAGGCCGCGAAGGTGATCGGCAAGACCGCGCAGCTGAGCTTCCACGAGGTGCTCGACCAGGTCGCGGCGAAGCCGGCCAAGCCGGCCGCCGGTGATCTCTACCTGCCGAACGAGGGTGGCGGCGGTGTCCTGAAGCTGGGCAAGCCCGCGATGACCGGTGACAAGGTCAGCGGCGCGGAGGCCGTGCTCGACGCCCAGCAGGTGGCGGCCGGCTGGATCGTGCAGCTGAACTTCAAGGACGGCGGCGGGAAGATCTGGTCGCAGATCACCGGCAAGGCCGCCTGCCAGCCGGCCGGTGCGCCGGGCCGGCTGATCGCGATCGTGCTCGACAACGAGGTGCTGACCGCGCCGCAGGTCGATCCCAACGGCGGCACCCAGCTGTGCAACATCGGCCTGCCCGAGAGCAACAGCACCATCACCGGCAACTTCGGCGAGACCGAGGCCAAGGACCTGTCCGCGCTGATCTCCGGCGGCGCGCTGCCACTACCGGTGGAGCCGATCGATCAGCGGGTCGTCGGCCCGTCGCTGGGCAAGGACGCGATCCAGGCCAGCGCGATGGCCGGCATCATCGGCGTCGCATTGACCGCGATCTTCATCGTGTTCGTCTACCGGCTGGTCGGCCTGATGGCCGTGATCGGCCTGGTCACGTACGCCGGCATGTCGTACGCCGCCCTGACGGTGATCGGCGCGACCCTGACCTTGCCCGGTCTGGCGGGCTTCGTGCTCGCGATCGGTATGGCGGTGGACGCGAACGTCCTGGTCTTCGAACGTGCCAGAGAAGACTTCATCGGCGGGCGGACCGACGGACTGCGGCGCTCGCTGCGCAGCGGTTTCCAGAACGCGCTGTCCGCGATCGCCGACTCCAACATCACGACACTGCTGGCGGCCGGCCTGTTGTTCTTCCTGGCCGCGGGGCCGGTGCGAGGCTTCGGTGTCACGCTGTCGATCGGTGTGATCGCGTCGATGCTGTCCGCCCTCGTCGTCACCCGGGTGTTCGCCGAGTTCGTGGTGTCGCGCAAGTTCGTGCTCGACCGGCCCGCGCTGAGCGGGATCGCCGGGCACGGCCGGGTCCGGACGTGGCTCGAGGAGAAGCGCCCGGCGCTGATGAACCACACCCGCCGCTGGCTGCTGATCACCGTCGTCGCGATCGTGATCAGCGTCGCGGGAGTCGCTCTGCGAGGGCTCAACCTGGGCATCGAGTTCACCGGTGGCCGCCTGCTGGAAGTCAGCACCGCTCAGCAGATCACGCCCGACCAGGCCCGCGCCGCGGTCGCCGAGGCCGGCTACCCGAACGCCGTCGTCCAGTCCTCGGGGACCGACGACATCACCGTCCGGACCGCCACGATCACCGACGACGAGGCGGAGAAGATCCGCGAATCGATCTCCCGCGTCGGCGGCGGCACCGAGCTCATCCGCAACGAGAGCATCGGCCCGTCGCTGGGCACCGAGCTCCGCAACAAGGCGCTGATCGCCCTCGGCGTCGCGCTGCTCGCCCAGCTGGCCTACCTGGCCATCCGCTTCCGCTGGACCTTCGGCGCCGGCGCCGTACTGGCCCTGCTCCAGAACGTGGCGGTGGTGGTCGGAGTCTTCGCCTGGACAGGCAAACCGGTCGACGGCATCTTCCTGGCCGCCATGCTCACCATCATCGGCTACACGGTGAACGACTCCGTCGTCGTCTTCGACCGCATCCGGGAAACCCGCAACGCCCGCTCCACCGAGTCCCTGGGCCCGGTCGTGGACACCGCGATCATCAACGTCCTCCCCAGAACCATCAACACAGGTATCTCCACGCTCTTCATCCTGGCGGCATTGCTGTTCCTGGGCGGAGACTCCCTCGGCGACTTCGCCCTCGCCCTCCTCCTGGGCATCCTGGTCGGCACCTACTCGTCCAACCTGACGGCAGCCCCCCTCCTGGTCGAGCTGGAAAAGCGCTACCCAGCCCCGCCGCCCCGCCCCAAACGCACCCAACGAGACCGAGACAGCGAACCCGACCGCGGCGCGGTCGTCTAG
- a CDS encoding ATP-dependent DNA helicase yields MVEAVDGAMHDGSHLLIQAGTGTGKSLGYLVPALVHAVENRRVVVSTATLALQSQLVDRDVPALLDATEKLLPRRPSYAIQKGRSNYACLHRVREGAPDDDGMLVDVPPSGAIGQQVVELREWAEQQLLDDEAGDRDHAPSHQYQAWQQVAIAARECLGAQKCPYGEECFAEKAKEQARKADIVITNHALLSIDAFENRTVLPEHDVVIVDEAHELPARVTGAAGDELSPQMVERAAKRARRFVDDDHADDLIDASDALRAALDQSREGRIEAANTAVLEAAAMVRDTARAVYSDLGKKSDDKDDPDGAKRQSKGAVKEIFDVAERVAALNALDVVWLIDRDRFGKELRIAPLTVAGLLRELVLKDRTAVLTSATLTLGGDFDAIARQVGLRPADKLADDDEMPELDDESETGPLPWRGLDVGSPFEYEKQAILYVAKHLPPPHRDGLGTTQFEEIVDLVTAAGGRTLGLFSSRRAAEAATAAVREATDLKILCQGDAHLNELSREFIEDPETSLFGTLSLWQGLDVPGSTCNLVIIDRIPFPRPDEPLMAARQRAVDEAGGNGFMSVAATHAALLLAQGTGRLIRRTTDRGIVAVLDPRIVTARYGSFLRASLPPMWPTADREKVLGALKRLQDD; encoded by the coding sequence ATGGTCGAGGCGGTGGACGGAGCCATGCACGACGGCTCCCACCTCCTGATCCAAGCGGGGACAGGCACCGGAAAGTCGCTCGGCTACCTGGTCCCCGCCCTGGTCCACGCCGTCGAGAACAGACGAGTCGTCGTCTCGACAGCAACCCTCGCCCTCCAGTCCCAGCTCGTCGACCGCGACGTACCAGCCCTGCTCGACGCGACCGAGAAGCTCCTCCCGCGCCGCCCGTCGTACGCGATCCAGAAGGGCCGGAGCAACTACGCCTGCCTGCACCGCGTCCGCGAGGGCGCCCCGGACGACGACGGCATGCTCGTCGACGTCCCGCCGTCCGGCGCGATCGGCCAGCAGGTGGTCGAGCTGCGCGAATGGGCCGAGCAGCAGCTGCTCGACGACGAGGCCGGCGACCGCGACCACGCGCCCTCCCACCAGTACCAAGCCTGGCAGCAGGTGGCGATCGCCGCCCGCGAGTGCCTCGGCGCGCAGAAGTGCCCGTACGGCGAGGAGTGCTTCGCCGAGAAGGCCAAGGAGCAGGCCCGCAAGGCCGACATCGTCATCACCAACCACGCCCTGCTCTCGATCGACGCCTTCGAGAACCGCACCGTCCTCCCCGAGCACGACGTCGTGATCGTCGACGAGGCCCACGAGCTCCCCGCCCGCGTGACGGGCGCCGCCGGTGACGAGCTGTCCCCGCAGATGGTCGAGCGTGCCGCCAAGCGGGCGAGACGATTCGTCGACGACGACCACGCCGACGACCTGATCGACGCGTCCGACGCCCTGCGCGCCGCCCTCGACCAGTCCCGCGAGGGCCGGATCGAGGCGGCCAACACGGCCGTGCTCGAGGCGGCGGCGATGGTCCGCGACACCGCCCGTGCGGTCTACTCCGACCTCGGCAAGAAGTCCGACGACAAGGACGACCCCGACGGCGCGAAGCGGCAGTCGAAGGGCGCGGTGAAGGAGATCTTCGACGTCGCCGAACGCGTCGCCGCGCTGAACGCCCTGGACGTCGTCTGGCTGATCGACCGTGACCGATTCGGCAAGGAGCTGCGGATCGCGCCGCTCACCGTCGCCGGCCTGCTGCGCGAGCTGGTGCTGAAGGACCGCACCGCCGTGCTGACCTCCGCGACCCTCACCCTCGGCGGCGACTTCGACGCGATCGCCCGTCAGGTCGGCCTGCGTCCGGCCGACAAGCTGGCCGACGACGACGAGATGCCCGAGCTCGACGACGAGTCCGAGACCGGCCCGCTGCCGTGGCGCGGGCTCGACGTCGGTTCCCCCTTCGAGTACGAGAAACAAGCGATCCTGTACGTCGCCAAGCACCTGCCACCGCCGCACCGCGACGGTCTCGGCACGACGCAGTTCGAGGAGATCGTCGACCTGGTCACCGCCGCCGGCGGACGCACCCTCGGCCTGTTCTCGTCCCGCCGCGCCGCGGAGGCCGCCACGGCCGCGGTCCGCGAGGCGACCGACCTGAAGATCCTCTGCCAGGGCGACGCCCACCTCAACGAACTCTCCCGAGAGTTCATCGAGGATCCCGAAACCTCCCTCTTCGGCACTCTGTCCCTCTGGCAAGGCCTCGACGTCCCCGGCTCCACCTGCAACCTGGTCATCATCGACAGAATCCCGTTCCCCCGCCCCGACGAGCCACTGATGGCGGCCCGCCAGCGCGCCGTGGACGAGGCCGGAGGCAACGGCTTCATGTCCGTCGCCGCCACCCACGCCGCCCTGTTACTTGCCCAGGGCACCGGCCGCCTGATCCGCCGCACCACCGACCGCGGCATCGTCGCCGTACTGGACCCCCGCATCGTCACCGCTCGCTACGGCTCCTTCCTCCGCGCCTCCTTGCCCCCGATGTGGCCGACCGCCGATCGTGAGAAAGTCCTCGGCGCCCTGAAACGACTCCAGGACGACTGA
- a CDS encoding S8 family serine peptidase has product MRRIRLALAAVVVPAIALTTAGTAGAAPAPDPGGRIILVQRAPAEPGTSAVKDTYIVELKQGVKLKSSLGIAPQRTYSSAVNGFTAKLTPAQLATLQKSPEVVAISEDVYVENALDATQTNPPSWGIDRIDQRNLPLSNSYTYTRTGTGVHAYIIDSGVDPSHPNFGGRASFDFNGLDSNNTDCNGHGTHVAGTIGSTSYGVAKNVRLHGVKWLNCSGGGTASAAIAAVDWVTRNAVKPAVANTSWNFSANTTLENSLRRMISSGVFLATSAGNTGGNSCNLLPRKIETALVTAASTITDARASYSSTGSCVDVYAPGSAIVSTLPGNTTGSYNGTSMATPHVAGVAALYLQTSPSATPATVKSYIEANATPNVISGGTTGGTVNRLLFTNGL; this is encoded by the coding sequence GTGCGTCGTATCCGCCTTGCCCTGGCCGCCGTCGTCGTCCCGGCCATCGCCCTGACCACCGCCGGCACCGCCGGCGCCGCTCCCGCCCCGGACCCCGGTGGCCGGATCATCCTCGTCCAGCGCGCACCGGCCGAGCCCGGCACCAGCGCGGTGAAGGACACCTACATCGTCGAGCTGAAGCAGGGCGTCAAGCTGAAGAGCTCGCTCGGCATCGCGCCGCAGCGCACCTACTCCAGCGCGGTCAACGGCTTCACCGCCAAGCTCACGCCCGCCCAGCTGGCGACGCTGCAGAAGAGCCCGGAGGTGGTCGCCATCTCCGAGGACGTGTACGTCGAGAACGCCCTCGACGCCACCCAGACCAACCCGCCCTCGTGGGGCATCGACCGGATCGACCAGCGCAACCTGCCGCTGTCGAACTCCTACACCTACACCCGGACCGGCACCGGCGTGCACGCCTACATCATCGACTCCGGGGTCGACCCGAGCCACCCGAACTTCGGCGGCCGGGCCAGCTTCGACTTCAACGGCCTGGACAGCAACAACACCGACTGCAACGGCCACGGCACCCACGTCGCCGGCACCATCGGCTCCACCTCGTACGGCGTGGCCAAGAACGTCCGGCTGCACGGCGTGAAGTGGCTGAACTGCAGCGGTGGCGGTACGGCGTCCGCCGCGATCGCCGCGGTCGACTGGGTCACCCGTAACGCGGTCAAGCCGGCCGTCGCCAACACCTCGTGGAACTTCAGCGCCAACACCACGCTGGAGAACTCGCTGCGCCGGATGATCAGTTCCGGCGTCTTCCTGGCCACCTCGGCCGGCAACACCGGCGGGAACTCCTGCAACCTGCTGCCGCGCAAGATCGAGACCGCCCTGGTCACCGCGGCCAGCACGATCACCGACGCGCGCGCGTCGTACTCGAGCACCGGTTCCTGCGTCGACGTGTACGCGCCGGGCTCGGCGATCGTGTCCACGCTGCCGGGCAACACCACCGGCTCCTACAACGGCACCTCGATGGCGACCCCGCACGTCGCGGGCGTCGCGGCGCTCTACCTGCAGACCAGCCCGTCGGCCACGCCGGCGACGGTCAAGTCCTACATCGAGGCCAACGCGACCCCGAACGTGATCAGCGGCGGCACCACCGGCGGCACCGTGAACCGCCTGCTCTTCACCAACGGGCTCTGA
- the macS gene encoding MacS family sensor histidine kinase: MDSDRADLLLPLWRALVVFRVITFGFACFGVWVRWDGIVRPYGAVLQLAIMGVWTIVASIGYSRHWGRRNTRFAFVDLVVTVACMYATLLAQPLLDIRAGASVLTSVWVAGPVIALAISRGRDGGLAGAVTVSLALLSLRGLENVSKILANVQLLLVAGLVVGYAATTMRRATVRLREAIAAESAAAERLRLSRSIHDGVLQVLAQVQRRGTAIGGEAVELASLAAEQEVALRSLMASRPVRERQGQIDLCSALLPLATTRVDVVVPAVPVVLPVGVVNELVAAVKEALSNVLKHAGPDARSWVVVEDLGADVLVSVRDDGAGTTQDRLDAARSDGHLGVSQSIRGRITDLGGSVTVRTAPGEGTEWEMTVTR; encoded by the coding sequence ATGGACTCCGACCGGGCCGACCTGCTGCTGCCGTTGTGGCGCGCCCTGGTCGTGTTCCGGGTGATCACCTTCGGGTTCGCCTGCTTCGGCGTCTGGGTGCGCTGGGACGGCATCGTCCGCCCGTACGGCGCGGTGCTGCAGCTGGCGATCATGGGCGTCTGGACGATCGTTGCCTCGATCGGCTACAGCCGGCACTGGGGCCGCCGCAACACCCGCTTCGCGTTCGTGGACCTGGTCGTGACGGTGGCCTGCATGTACGCGACGCTGCTCGCCCAGCCGCTGCTCGACATCCGCGCCGGCGCGTCCGTACTGACGTCGGTCTGGGTCGCCGGGCCGGTGATCGCACTGGCGATCTCCCGCGGCCGCGACGGGGGACTGGCCGGCGCGGTCACGGTGAGTCTCGCGCTGCTTTCGCTGCGTGGCCTGGAGAACGTGTCCAAGATCCTCGCCAACGTGCAGCTGCTGCTGGTCGCCGGCCTGGTCGTCGGGTACGCCGCCACCACGATGCGCCGCGCCACCGTGAGGTTGCGCGAGGCCATCGCCGCCGAGAGCGCGGCCGCGGAACGGTTGCGGCTCAGCCGGTCGATCCACGACGGCGTACTGCAGGTGCTCGCGCAGGTTCAGCGTCGCGGTACGGCGATCGGTGGCGAGGCGGTCGAGCTGGCGTCGCTGGCGGCCGAGCAGGAGGTCGCGTTGCGCTCGCTGATGGCGTCCCGGCCGGTGCGGGAGCGGCAGGGCCAGATCGACCTGTGCAGCGCGTTGTTGCCGCTGGCCACGACCCGGGTCGACGTCGTCGTACCGGCGGTGCCGGTCGTGCTGCCGGTCGGCGTGGTCAACGAACTCGTTGCCGCGGTCAAGGAAGCCCTGAGCAACGTGCTGAAGCACGCCGGGCCGGATGCCCGGTCGTGGGTCGTGGTCGAGGACCTCGGTGCCGACGTCCTGGTGTCGGTCCGCGACGATGGAGCCGGGACGACCCAGGACCGGCTCGACGCGGCGCGCTCCGACGGGCACCTGGGGGTCAGCCAGTCGATCCGGGGCCGGATCACGGACCTGGGCGGCAGCGTCACGGTCCGGACGGCACCTGGCGAAGGAACCGAGTGGGAGATGACGGTGACGAGATGA
- a CDS encoding response regulator, translated as MTRVMIVDDHPMWREGVARDLGSRGYDVCATASDVPSAVKIALATRPDVVVMDLQLGDGSGVDATREITSALPDTRVLVLSASAEQTDVLAAVKNGASGYLVKSASLDEFDDAVRRTAEGDAVFTAGLAGLLLGEYRRLGAGPEVPHLTDRETEVLRLVARGLTAKQIALRLVLSHRTVENHVQNTLRKLQLHNRAELVRYAIEHGIDIQE; from the coding sequence ATGACCCGAGTGATGATCGTTGACGACCACCCGATGTGGCGCGAGGGGGTCGCGCGCGACCTGGGCAGCCGCGGGTACGACGTGTGCGCGACGGCGTCCGACGTACCGTCGGCGGTGAAGATCGCGCTGGCGACCCGGCCCGACGTGGTGGTGATGGACCTGCAGCTCGGCGACGGTTCGGGGGTGGACGCGACCCGGGAGATCACCAGCGCGCTGCCGGACACCCGGGTTCTGGTGCTGTCGGCGAGCGCCGAGCAGACCGACGTCCTGGCCGCGGTGAAGAACGGCGCCTCGGGCTACCTGGTGAAGTCGGCGTCCCTGGACGAGTTCGACGACGCCGTACGGCGTACTGCCGAAGGCGACGCGGTCTTCACGGCCGGACTGGCCGGGTTGCTGCTGGGGGAGTACCGGCGGCTCGGGGCGGGGCCGGAGGTTCCGCACCTGACCGATCGGGAGACCGAGGTGCTGCGGCTGGTGGCCCGCGGGCTGACCGCCAAGCAGATCGCGCTGCGGCTGGTGCTCTCGCACCGGACCGTCGAGAACCACGTACAGAACACCCTGCGCAAGCTGCAGCTGCACAACCGGGCCGAGCTGGTCCGGTACGCGATCGAGCACGGCATCGACATCCAGGAGTGA